Genomic window (Thermanaeromonas sp. C210):
CGACGTAGCCATCGTTGCCATCGGGGAAGACGTGGAGGCCAACATCCTGGTGACCCTGATCGCGAAAGAGATGGGCGTTAAGTGTGTGGTGGCTAAAGCTCTAAACGATCTCCATGCCAAGGTATTGGCCAAGATCGGGGCGGATAAGATCGTTTTCCCCGAGCGCGACATGGGGATAAGGGTGGCCCGGGCCCTGGTGGCGGGAAATGTTCTGGAGCACATAGAGCTCTCACCCGAATACAGCATCGAAGAAATCGCGGCGCCCCAGCGGGTGGCCGGGAAAACCCTGGCAGAGCTAAATCTGAGGGCCAAACACGGGGCCACGGTAATGGCCATAAAGCGCAGGGATGAAATTATCGTAGCCCCGGGGGGAGATGAAGTTATAAAAGCAGGAGATATTTTGGTACTCTTGGGGCCTACTAAAGTACTGGAGCGCTTTCAAGAGCGAGAGTGAGTGAAGCTGTGGGAAGTATAATTACTTCGCGGGCCAACCGGTATGTAAAACTGGCCCGCTCCCTCTACCGTCGCGCCCAGCGAGAAAAGACAGGGCTCTACCTTCTGGAAGGGAAGCATCTCCTCATGGAGGCCCTGGCAGCGCGGGCGGAGGTAGAGGTAGTTTTTTATGAGCCCCATTTCGTTAGGTCGGCGGAGCATGCCGGGCTCATATCCCGGCTCCGGGAGGCGGGATACCTCTGCCTGGAGGTG
Coding sequences:
- a CDS encoding potassium channel family protein, with the translated sequence MKKQFAVIGLGRFGASVATALARLGCEVVGIDADAAKVEAVMNEITHAIQADARDEEALKAAGVRNVDVAIVAIGEDVEANILVTLIAKEMGVKCVVAKALNDLHAKVLAKIGADKIVFPERDMGIRVARALVAGNVLEHIELSPEYSIEEIAAPQRVAGKTLAELNLRAKHGATVMAIKRRDEIIVAPGGDEVIKAGDILVLLGPTKVLERFQERE